The Staphylococcus carnosus genome has a segment encoding these proteins:
- a CDS encoding YSIRK signal domain/LPXTG anchor domain surface protein has translation MENNDFFKSRKNRYSIRKMTAGAASIIVGITLFGNAHAAQAAEQTDNGDTKAQTSTQTTADSTKQTVGNNSSATSENTNLVEQNTNVTSQNSSNDTTAQSQLDNTKTQTQQAQSPNEQSSQPNPEDSVGEKSQPVTQNAPTTSEQKTENTANENSSVQETNNQTKEQKTDQTDQSQLVKENQTNSETINQTKEQVQPSEQKTDSTEATKNQRSDQTTSLATPKDEVESNPENNAEATKPVTSVDKNTNDNPIVSKNQDSTASRVEAPQTDSSNPVETTVPEPFSAPVGETTKSLEEQNPVNQSEGQKALSTSQQPVDNGAETDVPNENPSFDPNSSAVTDANNPSLGNVETNADSLKAASDAVKNYSNQKDSTEVQATPPRTFARFSSLSQPASTSSNASAQTFSAQAAPVDATAQAAPAGTNVNDQVTASNYKLSTKTVDANDSGSTDMSVDLSVADSVKSGDYFTVQFPKYLNYFGNSTPQSTKIPDLMNGDQVVASGAFNPDDNSLTYTFTDYVDTHDNVTGSFNLPLWADRNNAKDSGNYPVTTTVAGEAFNDNVQINYRTNDSQLSSNIDSFITHTDQATGDYQQVIYVNPQGKEAYNTKVNLYNYWPNQNTPGDSSAQLNPDVTSYKIYEVRNGQEMYPSYYLDENNPNLVDVTDWNNQDYNFNPTYSTDANGGEVLTLDFQNLTSNGSQYIIVLDSKSENGNRESIKTRVEMSSDVTPDGQGHNYYTWDNENIYLQGSGEAIGDDTDADADADADADADADADADSDADADSDADADADSDADADSDADADADSDADADADSDADADSDADADADADGDHPGEPHHDTDGDNGHHGSGDKELPDTGNDNKQAGLFGGLFAALGSALLFGRRKKDKKE, from the coding sequence TTGGAAAATAATGACTTTTTCAAAAGCAGAAAGAATCGTTATTCGATTCGTAAGATGACAGCAGGAGCCGCGTCTATCATCGTGGGGATTACATTATTTGGGAACGCACATGCTGCTCAAGCTGCAGAGCAAACAGACAACGGGGACACTAAAGCACAAACGAGTACACAAACAACGGCTGATTCTACTAAACAGACAGTAGGTAATAATTCATCGGCAACTTCTGAAAACACTAATCTAGTAGAACAAAACACTAACGTAACTTCACAAAACTCATCCAATGACACAACTGCACAAAGCCAACTTGATAATACTAAAACACAAACACAACAAGCTCAATCACCTAATGAACAATCTAGTCAACCCAATCCTGAAGATTCTGTAGGAGAAAAATCACAACCGGTAACACAAAATGCGCCTACTACATCAGAACAAAAAACAGAAAATACAGCTAATGAAAATTCTTCAGTTCAAGAAACTAACAACCAAACGAAAGAACAAAAAACAGATCAAACTGATCAATCACAATTAGTGAAAGAAAACCAAACAAATTCTGAGACTATCAACCAGACGAAAGAACAAGTCCAACCATCGGAACAAAAAACTGATAGTACTGAAGCAACAAAAAATCAAAGATCTGACCAAACAACTTCATTAGCAACACCGAAAGATGAAGTAGAATCAAATCCAGAAAATAATGCAGAGGCGACAAAACCTGTAACATCAGTAGATAAAAATACTAATGATAATCCAATAGTATCTAAAAACCAAGATTCAACAGCATCTCGAGTAGAAGCACCACAAACAGACAGTTCTAATCCGGTTGAAACAACTGTACCAGAACCATTCAGTGCACCTGTTGGAGAAACAACAAAATCTCTAGAAGAACAAAATCCAGTGAACCAATCAGAAGGTCAAAAAGCCTTGTCTACATCACAACAACCGGTAGATAACGGGGCAGAAACAGATGTACCAAATGAAAATCCTTCATTTGATCCTAATAGTTCTGCAGTTACAGATGCTAACAACCCTTCATTAGGTAATGTAGAAACTAATGCAGATAGTTTAAAAGCTGCTTCAGACGCAGTCAAAAATTATTCAAATCAAAAAGATAGTACTGAAGTTCAAGCGACACCACCAAGAACATTTGCAAGATTCAGTTCATTGAGTCAACCGGCTTCTACTTCTAGCAATGCTAGTGCTCAAACTTTTTCAGCACAAGCAGCACCAGTTGATGCTACAGCACAAGCCGCTCCAGCTGGAACTAACGTAAATGATCAAGTAACTGCTTCTAATTACAAACTATCGACAAAAACAGTTGATGCAAATGATAGTGGTAGCACAGACATGAGTGTTGATTTAAGCGTAGCTGATTCTGTAAAATCAGGTGATTATTTTACAGTTCAATTCCCGAAATACTTAAACTATTTTGGAAACAGTACGCCACAAAGTACTAAAATTCCAGATTTAATGAACGGGGATCAAGTAGTTGCTTCAGGTGCCTTCAATCCTGATGACAATTCTTTAACTTATACATTTACAGATTATGTTGATACTCACGATAACGTGACAGGCAGTTTCAACTTGCCATTATGGGCAGATAGAAATAATGCTAAAGATTCTGGAAATTATCCTGTAACTACAACTGTTGCTGGTGAAGCGTTTAATGATAATGTTCAAATTAATTACAGAACTAATGATTCACAACTATCATCAAATATTGACTCATTTATCACACATACTGACCAAGCAACTGGTGATTATCAACAAGTTATATATGTAAATCCACAAGGCAAAGAAGCTTATAATACTAAAGTGAATTTATATAATTATTGGCCAAACCAAAACACACCGGGTGATAGTTCGGCTCAATTGAATCCTGACGTTACAAGCTACAAAATTTATGAAGTTCGAAATGGACAAGAAATGTACCCAAGTTATTATCTTGATGAAAATAACCCAAATTTAGTTGACGTAACTGATTGGAATAATCAAGATTATAACTTTAATCCGACATATTCAACAGATGCAAATGGCGGAGAAGTTTTAACATTAGATTTCCAAAATTTAACTTCCAATGGTAGTCAATATATTATTGTTTTAGATAGCAAATCAGAAAATGGTAATCGTGAATCGATTAAAACTAGAGTTGAAATGTCTTCTGATGTAACACCTGACGGACAAGGACATAATTATTATACGTGGGATAATGAAAATATATACTTACAAGGATCTGGTGAAGCAATAGGTGATGACACTGATGCCGACGCTGATGCGGATGCCGATGCGGACGCCGACGCCGATGCTGATGCTGACTCAGATGCGGATGCTGACTCAGATGCTGATGCTGATGCTGACTCAGATGCTGATGCTGACTCAGATGCTGATGCTGATGCTGACTCAGATGCGGATGCTGATGCTGACTCAGATGCTGACGCAGACTCAGATGCAGATGCCGACGCTGACGCTGATGGTGATCATCCAGGTGAGCCGCATCATGATACAGATGGAGATAATGGCCATCATGGTTCAGGTGATAAAGAATTACCAGATACGGGTAATGATAATAAACAAGCTGGATTATTCGGTGGCTTGTTTGCAGCACTAGGTTCTGCATTATTATTCGGACGCCGTAAGAAAGATAAAAAGGAATAA
- a CDS encoding LLM class flavin-dependent oxidoreductase produces the protein MSEQKDKQLHIGILIFGSGHHQAAWLMPDSSIERIGDIAYYQELAQTAERGLFDAVFFADNQSFPAKDDTTMPAFWFDPIVNLTAISQVTNHVGLVSTISSTFSNPYTAARQLLSLDHISGGRVGWNLVTSMTDLEAKNHGMTELPNHDERYAIADEFADVMNAAFESWHPKDFKHNREANKLVDSEKIQPFNHKGVNFAVKGPLSTPSSPQGKPVSMQAGASKQGVALAVKYADAVYSVSWNIKQARNFRKRMDAEIAKQDDTDRSLKIFPGLVTYVGKTHEEALEKKAALDDKLPIETALKQLSFFVQQDCTEWELDKKVPDLPPVEDFTGPVGRYETVLEIINDTNPTVRELLGYLNAGGGHLTLIGTPEEIVDEMEHWFNEGVADGFNLMPPTLPGSLEDFVDLIVPEMQKRGLYRKEYEGSTFRQHLGV, from the coding sequence ATGTCCGAGCAGAAAGATAAACAACTGCATATCGGTATTCTTATTTTTGGTTCTGGTCATCACCAAGCAGCATGGCTCATGCCTGATTCAAGTATAGAACGTATTGGAGATATTGCTTACTATCAAGAGTTAGCACAAACTGCAGAACGCGGTTTATTTGATGCCGTCTTTTTTGCTGATAATCAGTCTTTTCCTGCTAAAGATGATACAACAATGCCCGCATTTTGGTTTGATCCAATTGTCAATTTGACAGCTATTTCACAAGTAACAAACCATGTCGGCTTGGTTTCAACAATTTCAAGTACATTTTCTAATCCTTATACAGCTGCAAGACAATTATTAAGTCTCGACCATATTTCTGGTGGACGTGTTGGATGGAATTTAGTCACTTCAATGACAGATCTTGAAGCCAAAAATCACGGAATGACAGAGTTGCCGAATCATGATGAAAGATACGCTATTGCAGATGAATTTGCAGATGTAATGAATGCTGCTTTTGAATCATGGCATCCAAAAGATTTTAAACATAATCGTGAAGCAAATAAGTTGGTCGATTCTGAAAAGATTCAGCCTTTTAATCATAAAGGAGTTAATTTCGCAGTAAAAGGCCCTCTTTCCACGCCAAGCAGTCCACAAGGCAAACCTGTCTCAATGCAAGCTGGCGCTTCAAAACAAGGTGTAGCTCTAGCAGTTAAATATGCAGATGCAGTTTATTCTGTTTCATGGAATATTAAACAAGCGAGAAATTTCAGAAAGCGCATGGATGCTGAAATTGCTAAACAAGACGACACTGACCGGAGTCTTAAAATCTTTCCAGGTTTAGTCACTTATGTTGGTAAAACTCATGAAGAAGCTTTAGAAAAGAAAGCAGCTTTAGATGATAAGTTACCGATTGAAACAGCATTAAAACAATTAAGTTTTTTCGTTCAACAAGACTGCACTGAGTGGGAACTAGATAAAAAAGTACCAGACTTACCACCAGTTGAAGATTTCACCGGACCTGTAGGACGCTATGAAACAGTATTAGAAATTATTAATGATACGAATCCCACAGTACGTGAATTATTAGGTTACTTGAATGCGGGTGGCGGTCATTTAACATTGATTGGTACACCAGAAGAAATTGTGGATGAAATGGAGCATTGGTTCAATGAAGGTGTAGCAGATGGTTTTAATTTAATGCCACCCACATTACCTGGCAGCCTTGAAGATTTTGTTGATTTAATTGTACCAGAAATGCAGAAACGCGGACTGTATCGTAAGGAATATGAAGGTTCAACGTTCAGACAGCATTTAGGAGTATAA
- a CDS encoding 3-oxoacyl-ACP reductase, translating to MARTVLVTGGARGLGQVISKTLAEQGFNIIIDYNQSKEAAEQLAQEIGNEKAIALQADVTNRKEVDQLVKEGTEKFGQIDAVVNNALVGFKFDPTAQKAFPDMSWEDYQQQIDGTLKAAFNVVQSVVPQFIEHQSGSIVSIGTNLYQNPVVPYHEYTTAKAALIGFTRNIAAELGQYGITANVVSGGLLKTTDASAVTTPEVFDLIAQSTPLKKVTTPKDVANTVAYLVSE from the coding sequence ATGGCAAGAACAGTACTCGTAACAGGCGGTGCACGCGGGCTAGGTCAAGTAATCAGCAAAACGCTTGCTGAACAAGGTTTCAACATCATCATCGATTATAACCAAAGTAAAGAAGCTGCTGAACAACTCGCGCAAGAAATTGGAAATGAAAAAGCTATTGCATTGCAAGCAGATGTAACTAATCGCAAAGAAGTAGACCAATTAGTAAAAGAAGGAACTGAGAAGTTTGGTCAAATTGATGCGGTCGTCAATAATGCACTTGTTGGATTTAAATTTGATCCAACAGCACAAAAAGCTTTCCCTGATATGAGTTGGGAAGACTACCAACAACAAATTGACGGCACATTAAAAGCAGCTTTCAATGTTGTTCAAAGCGTCGTTCCTCAATTTATTGAACATCAAAGCGGAAGCATTGTAAGCATTGGAACTAACCTTTATCAAAATCCTGTTGTTCCATACCATGAGTACACTACTGCAAAAGCTGCTTTAATCGGCTTCACACGCAATATCGCAGCTGAATTAGGACAATATGGTATTACAGCAAATGTTGTTTCAGGAGGACTTTTGAAAACAACAGATGCAAGTGCTGTAACTACACCAGAAGTTTTTGATTTAATTGCACAATCTACACCTTTGAAAAAAGTGACAACACCTAAAGATGTTGCCAATACGGTAGCTTATCTTGTATCAGAATAA
- a CDS encoding SdpI family protein, whose protein sequence is MLLFGITLLVLAIKCLIFRFIDKDIVNQRNMLIGYRTPSSLKSSEAWTFAQKSFQQIFNRIHLTLLIIGFIWFLFDLMISPMLISFWLQILIYLIGVGSIIALTEIKLYNFNHKQKG, encoded by the coding sequence ATGTTATTATTCGGCATCACGTTACTAGTCCTAGCCATCAAGTGCTTAATTTTTCGTTTCATCGACAAAGATATTGTAAATCAACGCAATATGCTAATCGGGTATCGTACACCATCATCTTTGAAGTCATCAGAAGCATGGACTTTTGCTCAAAAATCTTTTCAACAAATTTTCAATCGAATCCATCTTACACTTTTAATAATAGGTTTTATTTGGTTTTTATTTGATTTGATGATTTCGCCTATGCTCATCTCATTTTGGTTACAAATTTTAATATACTTAATAGGCGTTGGTTCGATTATTGCACTTACCGAAATCAAACTTTACAACTTCAATCACAAACAAAAAGGCTAG
- a CDS encoding MFS transporter: MCFLYIAKHSNYFHLLYLFRISSIVSQPLFGIWTDKYNNKKIVVISQIINIVALILFIPLFHTFFLYIVILGVILNLTDGAISLIINANIKHISQEDMERFVSLRQTYNSGISFLAPIIGGILIAFMSIESLAILNILTETVSVIFIFYLKMDRVIIVEETKLLENFKEGFTYLLNDKVLLKFMSIALILNFLVNSIIVGVPVISVQTMALSSQQFGIIESALTVGMFVISLLFSVFPIKNKLKGPTQAAVLMQFIAVLILGIALLFNVTATIGFITLFSVYLIIGLSLPLVNIPYSIYMQNFIKEEFKGRILSLNQSIVQSLMPLSFLIFGLLLNYAQASIYIAIALLILMTLIYFSISIKKTDINS, from the coding sequence ATGTGCTTTCTATATATTGCAAAACACTCAAACTACTTCCATTTACTCTATTTATTTAGAATTTCTTCAATAGTGAGCCAACCTTTATTTGGCATTTGGACCGATAAATATAACAACAAAAAAATCGTCGTTATTTCTCAAATTATTAATATTGTTGCGTTAATTCTATTCATCCCTTTGTTCCATACATTTTTTCTTTATATCGTTATTTTAGGTGTTATTCTCAATTTAACAGATGGTGCTATCAGTTTAATTATAAATGCAAATATCAAACACATTTCCCAAGAAGATATGGAACGCTTTGTGTCTTTAAGGCAAACATACAATTCAGGTATTAGTTTTCTCGCCCCTATTATTGGTGGTATTTTAATTGCATTTATGAGTATCGAAAGCCTTGCTATACTCAATATTTTAACTGAAACTGTTTCTGTCATTTTTATTTTCTATTTAAAAATGGATCGCGTAATTATTGTTGAAGAAACAAAGCTCTTAGAAAATTTCAAAGAAGGATTCACTTATTTACTTAACGATAAAGTGTTATTAAAATTCATGAGTATTGCTTTAATCCTAAACTTCTTAGTGAACTCAATTATTGTCGGTGTGCCAGTCATTTCCGTACAAACCATGGCGTTATCTTCTCAACAATTCGGTATTATTGAGTCTGCACTGACTGTAGGGATGTTTGTAATTTCATTACTGTTTTCTGTTTTTCCAATTAAAAATAAATTAAAAGGACCGACTCAAGCTGCTGTCTTAATGCAGTTTATTGCAGTATTAATTTTAGGCATTGCATTATTATTTAATGTTACTGCAACTATCGGTTTTATCACTTTATTTAGTGTCTACCTTATCATTGGTTTATCGTTGCCATTAGTGAATATTCCTTATTCTATTTATATGCAAAACTTTATAAAAGAAGAGTTTAAAGGACGTATCCTTTCTCTAAACCAATCGATAGTACAATCACTTATGCCATTGTCTTTTTTAATATTCGGATTACTACTTAACTATGCACAAGCTAGTATTTACATTGCAATCGCACTTCTTATATTAATGACATTGATTTATTTCTCTATTTCTATTAAGAAAACTGATATTAATAGTTAA
- a CDS encoding YfcC family protein, whose translation MGETTDSKGKSQSSKQKKFQFKTPHTYALLMMIIAVACVLTYIIPAGEYKREEKGGQTLVVPGSYHEITQHGVSFLDLFRAVPEGLLTGGEIVFYIFLVGGAFGIVHRTGAFENGINQAIKSLGSSKILMIPLTMTVFSILGFSIGLAEETIIFVPIGVIIARTLGYDAMTGAAMVILGAASGFIGGMLNPFTVGVAQTVAELPMFSGWGLRTIIYLFILAAAISTVLIYARKVKRNPKKSIVYQLEKEEGNSHKEIKYERFTKRQALALGMIVLAIIFNVYGIFRYEWTFNQMSANFVLAGLLAGLISGLGLNGTFDAFIDGMKDILFGAMIVGFAKGIVVILEKGKIIDSIIHGMTTLLNDVPSSIVIIVMFVFQFFLNFFIPSGSGQALTTMPLMVPISDLLHINRQLTVLAFQYGDSISNVLFPTSAILMGALAVAKISYVQWLKFAWKLIALWAIICAIAMSIALLAGY comes from the coding sequence ATGGGAGAAACTACAGATTCAAAGGGGAAGTCGCAATCATCAAAACAAAAGAAATTTCAGTTTAAAACACCACATACCTATGCCTTACTAATGATGATTATTGCTGTCGCATGTGTTTTAACATATATCATTCCAGCTGGTGAATATAAGCGTGAAGAAAAAGGGGGACAAACGCTTGTAGTACCGGGCTCTTATCATGAAATTACACAACATGGTGTATCTTTCTTGGATTTATTTCGTGCAGTACCAGAAGGGTTATTAACAGGTGGAGAAATTGTCTTTTATATCTTTTTAGTCGGAGGCGCTTTTGGCATTGTACATAGAACGGGCGCTTTTGAAAATGGCATCAATCAAGCGATCAAATCATTAGGGTCATCTAAAATTCTAATGATTCCGCTCACAATGACAGTTTTTTCGATATTAGGTTTTTCTATTGGATTAGCAGAAGAAACTATTATTTTTGTACCAATCGGCGTTATTATTGCACGCACACTCGGATATGATGCAATGACTGGCGCAGCTATGGTTATACTCGGTGCAGCCAGTGGATTTATTGGCGGAATGCTTAATCCATTTACTGTTGGAGTTGCACAAACCGTTGCCGAATTACCGATGTTTTCAGGTTGGGGACTGAGAACTATTATTTATCTGTTTATTTTAGCGGCGGCGATTAGTACAGTTTTAATCTATGCACGAAAAGTGAAACGAAATCCGAAGAAAAGTATTGTCTATCAGCTTGAGAAAGAAGAAGGAAATAGCCACAAAGAAATAAAGTATGAAAGATTTACCAAGCGACAAGCATTAGCGCTCGGAATGATTGTCTTAGCTATTATTTTTAATGTTTATGGCATCTTCCGCTATGAATGGACATTCAATCAAATGAGTGCGAACTTTGTGCTGGCTGGTTTGTTGGCTGGATTAATTAGTGGACTTGGTTTAAACGGAACCTTTGATGCATTTATTGATGGTATGAAAGATATACTTTTTGGCGCAATGATTGTGGGGTTCGCTAAAGGTATTGTGGTTATTTTAGAAAAAGGGAAAATCATCGATAGTATTATTCATGGTATGACTACATTACTAAATGATGTACCTTCATCTATTGTGATTATCGTCATGTTTGTTTTCCAATTTTTCTTGAACTTCTTTATACCATCCGGATCAGGCCAAGCATTAACTACGATGCCATTGATGGTACCTATTTCAGACTTACTGCATATCAATCGACAATTAACAGTACTTGCTTTCCAATATGGGGATTCTATCAGTAATGTGCTTTTTCCGACATCTGCCATTTTAATGGGAGCACTTGCTGTCGCTAAAATTTCCTATGTACAATGGTTGAAATTTGCTTGGAAGCTCATTGCCTTATGGGCAATCATTTGTGCAATAGCCATGTCTATTGCTTTACTTGCTGGTTATTAA
- a CDS encoding phytoene/squalene synthase family protein, with protein sequence MEQTVNEDYEYCKHIMEEYSKTFFYAFNNLPENERKAVWAIYAVCRMIDDSIDEYENPERLKAIRDDLDAIYSKQSEMRQFNSDAHVMRAFRDTLQFYPVPQHAFVTLMDYVEQDLTMTTLPTDQALYAYCYGVAGTIGELLTPVLAEPQYRETADAVGIELGKALQITNILRDVGEDYENDRVYLSAERLEKYHVDLEEVFHKGVTQNYIDLWESYARDADDMYEHALNNLHYFYPKARPIIELAAVAYREILPVVRKQKYSLHKRAYVNRLKKGRIYRRVMKNYK encoded by the coding sequence GTGGAACAGACAGTGAATGAGGATTATGAGTATTGCAAACATATTATGGAAGAGTATTCTAAAACTTTCTTCTATGCTTTCAATAACCTTCCAGAAAACGAACGTAAAGCTGTATGGGCGATTTATGCAGTTTGCCGCATGATAGATGATAGTATTGATGAATACGAAAATCCTGAACGTTTAAAAGCCATACGTGACGATTTAGATGCTATTTATTCAAAGCAGTCTGAAATGAGACAATTTAATAGTGATGCGCATGTAATGCGAGCTTTCCGTGATACATTACAATTCTATCCTGTTCCGCAACATGCATTTGTAACCTTAATGGATTATGTAGAACAGGATTTAACGATGACAACACTACCGACAGATCAAGCGCTCTATGCATACTGTTACGGTGTAGCAGGAACAATTGGAGAGCTTTTAACACCTGTTTTAGCTGAACCGCAATATAGGGAAACTGCAGATGCAGTCGGTATTGAACTAGGTAAAGCATTACAGATTACCAATATATTAAGAGACGTTGGTGAGGATTATGAAAATGACCGTGTGTATTTAAGTGCTGAACGTCTTGAAAAATATCATGTGGATTTAGAAGAAGTTTTTCATAAAGGTGTCACTCAAAATTATATAGATTTATGGGAAAGTTATGCACGAGATGCTGATGATATGTATGAACATGCACTGAATAACTTGCATTACTTTTATCCTAAAGCACGTCCAATCATTGAATTGGCCGCTGTAGCATATCGTGAGATTTTGCCTGTGGTACGTAAACAAAAGTATTCATTGCATAAACGTGCTTATGTAAATAGATTGAAAAAAGGGCGTATTTATCGACGTGTCATGAAAAATTATAAATAA
- a CDS encoding pyridoxamine 5'-phosphate oxidase family protein, translating to MDREVVLKKIKEIMKESRIGVLSTSQDNVPDSRYMIFYDQEFDLYTKTSRDSLKIEEIEKNPIAHILLGYDDTKNHSFLEIYANLEVTEDPDVIDWIWEEQDKSFFQSKSDPKLCVIRAIPTSIKLMNSDSEDGPQLVEFD from the coding sequence ATGGATAGAGAAGTTGTATTGAAAAAAATCAAAGAAATTATGAAAGAATCACGTATCGGTGTATTATCCACTTCACAAGACAATGTTCCTGATAGTCGTTATATGATTTTCTACGACCAAGAATTTGACCTTTATACTAAAACAAGCAGAGATTCTCTAAAGATAGAAGAAATTGAAAAGAACCCAATCGCGCATATTCTACTCGGCTATGATGATACAAAAAATCATAGTTTCTTAGAAATTTACGCAAATCTAGAGGTGACTGAAGACCCTGATGTGATTGATTGGATTTGGGAAGAACAGGACAAATCATTTTTCCAATCAAAATCAGACCCTAAATTATGCGTTATCAGAGCTATTCCAACTTCAATTAAATTAATGAACAGTGATTCTGAAGACGGACCGCAATTAGTAGAATTCGATTAA
- a CDS encoding glycerate kinase has translation MKVKKIVIAPDSFKESLSAAEAGRALRMGLSAALPETVEYDIVPMADGGEGTMQSLHSALGGDYQKIKVVNALGEEVDAQYSYVFDQNTAIIELAEASGLERILEKDRNPLLTSTFGTGQIIQDALDKGAKKIILGIGGSATNDGGTGMLRVLGVRFFDENEEALPEGGASLKRLNRIDTTKMDPRIKDVEFEIVCDVDNPLLGERGATKTYGAQKGASETDLETLEAALTQYRDVLEQTFEHDYSEVPGAGAAGGTGIALLAFFSAALTRGIDVVLKETELEERLKNADLCITGEGKIDAQTIYGKTPIGVAEAAKRHDVPVIAVCGVVGEDYEVVHDHGISYVFSLVGRDDDNKHADNPSKEETSEAIENGFSCMVEKGREIGEWLQDKKDKSL, from the coding sequence ATGAAAGTTAAAAAAATAGTAATTGCTCCAGATTCATTTAAGGAAAGTTTGTCAGCAGCAGAGGCAGGACGTGCATTACGGATGGGATTAAGTGCAGCGCTTCCTGAAACAGTTGAATATGACATTGTACCGATGGCTGATGGTGGTGAAGGTACAATGCAATCACTACATTCAGCACTTGGTGGTGATTATCAAAAAATTAAAGTAGTCAATGCGCTTGGCGAAGAGGTAGATGCTCAATATTCTTACGTGTTCGATCAAAATACAGCGATTATTGAATTAGCCGAAGCATCTGGATTAGAAAGAATTCTTGAAAAAGATAGAAATCCTTTATTAACCTCTACATTCGGAACAGGACAAATAATTCAAGATGCATTAGATAAAGGTGCTAAGAAAATTATCCTTGGTATTGGCGGCAGTGCAACGAATGATGGCGGTACTGGTATGCTGCGTGTACTAGGTGTGAGATTTTTCGATGAAAATGAAGAAGCATTACCTGAAGGCGGTGCGTCTTTAAAACGTTTAAATCGAATTGATACTACTAAAATGGACCCACGTATTAAAGATGTTGAATTTGAAATTGTTTGTGATGTAGATAATCCATTGCTAGGAGAACGCGGTGCTACTAAAACATATGGTGCGCAAAAAGGCGCTTCTGAAACAGATTTGGAAACACTAGAAGCAGCGCTTACGCAATACCGTGATGTATTAGAGCAAACCTTTGAACATGATTATTCTGAAGTGCCTGGTGCAGGTGCAGCAGGCGGTACAGGAATAGCGTTACTTGCTTTTTTCTCGGCAGCACTCACACGTGGTATTGACGTAGTGCTTAAAGAAACAGAATTAGAAGAAAGATTAAAAAATGCGGATTTATGTATTACTGGAGAAGGAAAAATAGATGCGCAGACCATTTACGGTAAAACGCCGATTGGTGTAGCGGAAGCTGCTAAACGTCATGATGTACCAGTAATAGCAGTCTGCGGTGTAGTAGGCGAGGATTATGAGGTTGTGCATGATCATGGAATTTCCTATGTATTTTCACTTGTAGGTAGAGACGATGATAATAAGCATGCGGACAATCCATCAAAAGAAGAAACTTCAGAAGCAATAGAAAATGGGTTTAGTTGTATGGTGGAAAAAGGCAGAGAAATTGGTGAGTGGCTTCAAGATAAAAAAGATAAATCATTATAA